From Motacilla alba alba isolate MOTALB_02 chromosome 9, Motacilla_alba_V1.0_pri, whole genome shotgun sequence, a single genomic window includes:
- the LOC119704404 gene encoding A-kinase anchor protein SPHKAP isoform X3: MHEVPERQGSSTDSSATSLGSSVTACKKILCSNSLLESTDYWLQNQRTPCQIGFLEDKSESNCASVCFVNLDANRDDCSDEQVKQKLISVSPSLPKLISSMNVQPPKENEIVLLSGLTSGNLQAAYEVPQCPWLADVCLVQCARGDRRNSASCIIFEINKFLIGLELVQERQLQIETRVLKPEDDTNCSVSSIEEDFLTASEHLEEDNEADEYKAGHEKLNVSEVSSDVKKNKGKGFENIHYRKARLPFILEGNCINKDNAAAQVSETVNVAAEDGISQLEDKSNQEILWQKELAEKATSSFSTSNLTSEVENSALMLEDVSVTKMAKEELEPQGDPTTKHSSKADGEDCAGIRKTDPPSQNEQATAGQYATNLAESVLQDAFIRLSQSRPSFSEEAAVSISMGSSCKSEDASASRSWNELPKIVIVQSPDSSENVPDWPGSAFPSLSHWAEAESSAEVSDNFEEEHSNGHDQSALEVALACAATVIGTISTPQAAEKFRREQEGTDSRSGVAANGEVHAAPSQLLDDCAGTEYSFPSALCGMTQVASAVAICGLGETKEEKYPATSSGLLSAAQASAAITLHCSLAVGSSMEKLNDSIAEALLKEASIILTKPNTYKNVGHFMESINGKIIETAARPRIPRADGVIRDELAQNLSNIILRHSMEEVRKKRHLQAQSEDGSSTQDIFTETANELLFNIMYFTCKKMNDIRQLEECSPLFSEGTKAEKVTRAEGWPTLVTACETSHSPLDHSAAKPFGTSYSTSTSKDLEKVTSICKSDIKDVNSNEGSTVSSEPSGDTGHSTLGAKTSPKKRYLKRTARDCYKSPNQSNNHHQKKDYRSFSDRENTFANSECRHGVQEQLSSSATINTENQAKIKCDSVLNNDVQLSLSLLGNHVLLPSQPVLQVKNSRDKYCITDFAEELAETVVSMATEIAAICLENSNGKQPWFCAWKRGNEYLVTQSLSCRTMKRKKETHTNGSVVRKHRAPRLSEIKRKTDEHPELKEKLMNRVVDESINLEDTPDSVNLFANEVAAKIMNLTELSMVDSIWQGPNHPRNRLHCDRWSRAKASSCESIPEEDSDSKASFNTLGLMNSFGHSLSQTSSVSKQSSCESITDEFSRFMVNQMENEGRGFDLLLDYYAGKNANNILTSALQQVAKKNGHLNVRPSCPSKQSSTESITEEFYRYMLREIEKENKDNASSSRNSKDWCGSLLAPSLRSPFCFRQSSMPDSRSSGSRLTVNVPIKANSLDGFAHHRQDSLSVQPVSTMASAGLCKSDSCLYQRGKTDQITDMLIHETWASSIESLMRKNKIIADEAEATEADQFYSDSPPHVEQYAKRLAANIVESGKSLIVVQQDSFDYTSREHVLESKHPQSTTQIQPKSKMEEVNLDEKKEHVKSPGSLPAGQLREVPLIQIETDQRDEPGKDSESLTSCDPSGKGHQSKEKPPEALDGKHMVSSSPVSSNSPQSRSDAEIIGETKTAEEFPAHLSSSEESTGSWSQLANDEDNPDDTSSYLQLSERSLSNGNSSTTSSLGIMDLEIYQENVPSSPMINELVEEKVCLKEQTDNTEESTSELSVGTANCQKDLLVINFDLEPECPDVELRATLQWIAASELGIPTIYFKKSQENRIEKFLDVVQLVQRKSWKVGDIFQAVVQYCKLSEEGREITPSLFDWLLELG; this comes from the exons GTTTGTTTTGTGAATTTAGATGCCAACAGAGATGATTGCAGCGATGAGCAAGTGAAACAG AAGCTGATCAGCGTCTCACCCAGTCTCCCCAAACTGATCAGTTCGATGAACGTACAGCCACcgaaggaaaatgaaatagtCCTGCTGAGTGGATTGACATCAGGAAACCTTCAGGCCGCTTATGAGGTTCCCCAG TGTCCTTGGCTGGCAGATGTCTGCTTGGTTCAGTGTGCGAGGGGGGACAGGAGGAACAGCGCAAGCTGCAtcatttttgaaataaacaagTTTCTGATTGGACTTGAGCTCGTTcaggagaggcagctgcagatAGAAACTCGTGTCCTGAAGCCTGAGGATGACACAAACTGCTCCGTGTCCTCAATAGAAGAAGATTTCCTCACGGCTTCTGAGCACCTCGAGGAGGACAACGAGGCTGATGAATATAAAGCTG gtcatgaaaaattaaatgtttcagaaGTATCTTCGGAtgtcaaaaaaaataaagggaagggATTTGAAAACATTCACTATAGAAAAGCCAGGTTGCCGTTCATTCTTGAAGGGAACTGCATTAATAAAGATAATGCAGCTGCTCAGGTCTCTGAAACTGTGAATGTTGCGGCTGAAGATGGCATCTCACAACTTGAAGATAAGTCAAACCAGGAAATACTGTGGCAGAAGGAATTAGCTGAAAAAGCTACTTCATCATTTAGTACTAGTAATTTGACTAGTGAGGTTGAAAACTCAGCACTTATGTTAGAAGATGTATCTGTAACCAAAATGGCTAAAGAGGAGCTGGAGCCTCAGGGTGACCCCACAACgaaacacagcagcaaggcAGATGGGGAAGATTGTGCAGGTATCAGGAAAACTGATCCTCCCTCCCAGAATGAGCAGGCGACCGCAGGTCAGTACGCCACAAATTTAGCAGAATCTGTTCTGCAGGATGCATTCATTAGACTGTCACAGTCTCGACCCAGTTTCAGTGAGGAGGCTGCAGTCAGCATCTCTATGGGAAGCTCCTGTAAGTCAGAAGATGCATCTGCTTCCCGATCATGGAATGAACTCCCAAAGATCGTCATAGTGCAAAGTCCAGACAGTTCTGAGAATGTGCCTGACTGGCCAGGGtctgccttccccagcctgaGCCACTGGGCTGAGGCAGAAAGCTCTGCTGAAGTTTCAGATAACTTTGAGGAAGAACATTCAAACGGACATGACCAAAGTGCTCTGGAAGTGGCTCTGGCTTGTGCAGCCACTGTCATTGGAACCATTTCCACTCCCCAGGCTGCGGAAAAATTCCGCCGGGAGCAGGAAGGCACAGACTCCAGAAGCGGAGTGGCTGCTAATGGAGAGGTGCACGCAGCACCCTCACAGCTCCTTGACGACTGTGCTGGCACGGAATACTCGTTCCCATCTGCGCTCTGTGGCATGACTCAAGTGGCAAGTGCTGTAGCCATCTGTGGCCTGGGGGAAACAAAGGAGGAGAAGTACCCTGCAACTTCCAGTGGACTTCTGTCTGCTGCTCAGGCCTCTGCAGCCATTACTCTGCATTGCAGCTTAGCTGTAGGAAGCAGCATGGAGAAGCTGAACGACAGCATTGCAGAGGCGCTTCTCAAAGAGGCATCCATAATTCTGACAAAACCCAACACATACAAAAATGTAGGGCATTTTATGGAATCCATAAATGGGAAAATTAttgaaacagcagcaagacCACGTATTCCACGTGCTGATGGAGTAATCAGGGATGAACTTGCACAAAACTTATCCAATATTATTCTACGACATTCTATGGAAGAGGTTAGGAAGAAGAGACATCTACAAGCCCAGTCGGAGGATGGCTCAAGTACACAAGACATTTTCACAGAGACTGCAAACGAGttgctttttaatataatgtatTTCACTTGCAAGAAGATGAATGACATAAGGCAACTTGAAGAGtgttctcctctcttttccGAAGgcacaaaagcagagaaagtaACAAGAGCAGAAGGATGGCCAACACTGGTAACAGCGTGTGAAACTTCACACAGCCCCCTTGATCACTCTGCTGCTAAGCCATTTGGTACATCCTACAGCACCAGTACTAGCAAAGATCTTGAAAAGGTCACAAGCATTTGCAAGAGCGATATCAAAGATGTAAATAGCAATGAAGGTTCCACAGTGAGTTCAGAACCAAGTGGAGATACAGGGCATAGCACACTTGGCGCAAAAACATCTCCCAAGAAGAGATACCTGAAAAGAACTGCGCGAGACTGTTACAAATCCCCAAATCAGAGTAACAATCATCATCAGAAGAAAGACTACAGATCATtttcagacagagaaaataCCTTTGCAAACAGTGAATGCAGGCACGGTGTTCAAGAACAGCTGTCTTCCAGTGCCACcataaatacagaaaaccaAGCCAAGATTAAGTGTGATTCTGTGCTAAATAATGATGTTCAACTTAGCTTGTCTTTGTTGGGAAACCATGTGTTGCTTCCTTCTCAGCCTGTGCTACAGGTGAAAAATTCTAGGGACAAATATTGTATAACAGACTTTGCGGAAGAATTGGCAGAAACAGTTGTCTCTATGGCAACAGAAATAGCTGCCATTTGTCTAGAAAATTCAAATGGCAAGCAACCCTGGTTCTGTGCATGGAAGAGAGGCAACGAATATCTGGTGACCCAGAGTTTATCATGCAGAACcatgaaaaggaagaaggaaaccCATACCAATGGTTCTGTGGTTCGGAAGCACAGGGCGCCTCGGCTTAGCGagatcaaaagaaaaacagatgagCATCCTGAGCTAAAGGAAAAATTGATGAATCGGGTAGTAGATGAATCTATAAACCTTGAGGACACACCAGATTCAGTCAATCTCTTTGCGAATGAAGTGGCTGCCAAGATCATGAACCTCACTGAACTCTCCATGGTTGATAGCATCTGGCAAGGTCCAAACCACCCCAGGAACAGACTGCACTGTGACAGGTGGAGCCGAGCCAAGGCCTCAAGCTGTGAGAGCATTCCAGAGGAGGACTCAGATTCCAAAGCCTCTTTCAATACCTTAGGCCTCATGAACAGCTTTGGTCACTCTCTGAGCCAGACAAGTTCTGTCTCAAAGCAGTCTAGTTGTGAAAGCATTACAGATGAATTTTCAAGATTTATGGTGAACCAGATGGAAAACGAAGGAAGAGGTTTTGATTTATTACTGGATTATTAcgcaggaaaaaatgcaaacaatatCTTAACTTCTGCATTGCAACAGGTAGCCAAGAAAAATGGCCATCTTAATGTAAGACCAAGTTGTCCATCCAAACAGTCCAGCACAGAAAGTATAACAGAAGAGTTTTATAGGTATATGCTAAGAGAAATcgaaaaggaaaataaagataatgCATCGTCCTCTCGGAATTCAAAGGACTGGTGTGGCAGTTTGCTGGCACCCTCTCTGCGGTCACCCTTCTGCTTTAGGCAGTCATCCATGCCCGACAGTAGATCCTCAGGCTCTAGGCTTACAGTGAATGTCCCAATTAAAGCAAATTCCTTAGATGGGTTCGCCCACCACCGCCAAGATTCCTTAAGTGTCCAGCCCGTCAGTACCATGGCTTCTGCGGGGCTCTGCAAGTCTGACTCGTGCCTGTACCAGAGAGGCAAGACTGACCAGATCACAGACATGCTGATCCACGAGACGTGGGCCAGTTCTATCGAGTCCCTGATGCGCAAGAACAAAATCATAGCAGATGAGGCAGAGGCTACGGAGGCAGACCAGTTTTACAGTGATTCTCCACCACATGTGGAACAATATGCAAAAAGACTGGCTGCAAATATTGTTGAAAGTGGTAAAAGTTTAATTGTTGTCCAGCAGGATTCCTTTGATTATACAAGCCGAGAACACGTGCTGGAAAGCAAACATCCCCAAAGCACAACCCAGATACAGCCCAAATCTAAAATGGAAGAAGTAAATTTGGATGAGAAAAAAGAGCATGTGAAGAGCCCTGGAAGCCTCCCTGCAGGACAGCTCAGGGAAGTGCCTTTAATTCAGATAGAAACTGATCAACGAGATGAGCCAGGAAAAGACTCAGAATCCTTGACTTCATGTGACCCATCTGGAAAGGGGcatcaaagcaaagaaaagcctCCAGAAGCTTTGGATGGGAAACACATGGTTTCCAGTTCCCCAGTAAGTAG CAACAGTCCTCAGAGCAGATCGGATGCTGAAATCATAGGAGAGACCAAAACAGCTGAAGAATTTCCAGCACAtctcagcagcagtgaagaAAGCACTGGCAGCTGGTCCCAGCTGGCCAACGATGAGGACAATCCTGATGACACCAGCAGCTACCTGCAGCTCAGCGAGCGCTCCCTGAG CAATGGCAACAGCAGTACAACTAGCAGTCTTGGCATTATGGACCTGGAAATTTATCAGGAGAACGTGCCATCTTCTCCTATGATTAA TGAATTAGTAGAAGAAAAGGTTTGCCTTAAAGAACAGACAGACAACACTGAGG AAAGTACTTCTGAGCTTTCAGTGGGAACAGCCAACTGTCAAAAGGATCTCCTGGTAATAAACTTTGATCTGGAACCAGAGTGCCCTGACGTGGAGCTGCGAGCAACCCTGCAGTGGATTGCTGCTTCTGAACTTGGAATTCCAACTATCTATTTTAAGAAatctcaggaaaacagaattgAAAAG tttctAGATGTGGTGCAGTTAGTTCAGCGGAAGTCCTGGAAAGTGGGGGATATCTTCCAAGCCGTGGTGCAGTACTGCAAGCTCAGCGAGGAGGGCAGAGAGATCACACCCAGCCTGTTTGACTGGCTGCTTGAGCTGGGCTAA
- the LOC119704404 gene encoding A-kinase anchor protein SPHKAP isoform X1, whose product MSRPGSGCQAAVRSNFESPLMHEVPERQGSSTDSSATSLGSSVTACKKILCSNSLLESTDYWLQNQRTPCQIGFLEDKSESNCASVCFVNLDANRDDCSDEQVKQKLISVSPSLPKLISSMNVQPPKENEIVLLSGLTSGNLQAAYEVPQCPWLADVCLVQCARGDRRNSASCIIFEINKFLIGLELVQERQLQIETRVLKPEDDTNCSVSSIEEDFLTASEHLEEDNEADEYKAGHEKLNVSEVSSDVKKNKGKGFENIHYRKARLPFILEGNCINKDNAAAQVSETVNVAAEDGISQLEDKSNQEILWQKELAEKATSSFSTSNLTSEVENSALMLEDVSVTKMAKEELEPQGDPTTKHSSKADGEDCAGIRKTDPPSQNEQATAGQYATNLAESVLQDAFIRLSQSRPSFSEEAAVSISMGSSCKSEDASASRSWNELPKIVIVQSPDSSENVPDWPGSAFPSLSHWAEAESSAEVSDNFEEEHSNGHDQSALEVALACAATVIGTISTPQAAEKFRREQEGTDSRSGVAANGEVHAAPSQLLDDCAGTEYSFPSALCGMTQVASAVAICGLGETKEEKYPATSSGLLSAAQASAAITLHCSLAVGSSMEKLNDSIAEALLKEASIILTKPNTYKNVGHFMESINGKIIETAARPRIPRADGVIRDELAQNLSNIILRHSMEEVRKKRHLQAQSEDGSSTQDIFTETANELLFNIMYFTCKKMNDIRQLEECSPLFSEGTKAEKVTRAEGWPTLVTACETSHSPLDHSAAKPFGTSYSTSTSKDLEKVTSICKSDIKDVNSNEGSTVSSEPSGDTGHSTLGAKTSPKKRYLKRTARDCYKSPNQSNNHHQKKDYRSFSDRENTFANSECRHGVQEQLSSSATINTENQAKIKCDSVLNNDVQLSLSLLGNHVLLPSQPVLQVKNSRDKYCITDFAEELAETVVSMATEIAAICLENSNGKQPWFCAWKRGNEYLVTQSLSCRTMKRKKETHTNGSVVRKHRAPRLSEIKRKTDEHPELKEKLMNRVVDESINLEDTPDSVNLFANEVAAKIMNLTELSMVDSIWQGPNHPRNRLHCDRWSRAKASSCESIPEEDSDSKASFNTLGLMNSFGHSLSQTSSVSKQSSCESITDEFSRFMVNQMENEGRGFDLLLDYYAGKNANNILTSALQQVAKKNGHLNVRPSCPSKQSSTESITEEFYRYMLREIEKENKDNASSSRNSKDWCGSLLAPSLRSPFCFRQSSMPDSRSSGSRLTVNVPIKANSLDGFAHHRQDSLSVQPVSTMASAGLCKSDSCLYQRGKTDQITDMLIHETWASSIESLMRKNKIIADEAEATEADQFYSDSPPHVEQYAKRLAANIVESGKSLIVVQQDSFDYTSREHVLESKHPQSTTQIQPKSKMEEVNLDEKKEHVKSPGSLPAGQLREVPLIQIETDQRDEPGKDSESLTSCDPSGKGHQSKEKPPEALDGKHMVSSSPVSSNSPQSRSDAEIIGETKTAEEFPAHLSSSEESTGSWSQLANDEDNPDDTSSYLQLSERSLSNGNSSTTSSLGIMDLEIYQENVPSSPMINELVEEKVCLKEQTDNTEESTSELSVGTANCQKDLLVINFDLEPECPDVELRATLQWIAASELGIPTIYFKKSQENRIEKFLDVVQLVQRKSWKVGDIFQAVVQYCKLSEEGREITPSLFDWLLELG is encoded by the exons GTTTGTTTTGTGAATTTAGATGCCAACAGAGATGATTGCAGCGATGAGCAAGTGAAACAG AAGCTGATCAGCGTCTCACCCAGTCTCCCCAAACTGATCAGTTCGATGAACGTACAGCCACcgaaggaaaatgaaatagtCCTGCTGAGTGGATTGACATCAGGAAACCTTCAGGCCGCTTATGAGGTTCCCCAG TGTCCTTGGCTGGCAGATGTCTGCTTGGTTCAGTGTGCGAGGGGGGACAGGAGGAACAGCGCAAGCTGCAtcatttttgaaataaacaagTTTCTGATTGGACTTGAGCTCGTTcaggagaggcagctgcagatAGAAACTCGTGTCCTGAAGCCTGAGGATGACACAAACTGCTCCGTGTCCTCAATAGAAGAAGATTTCCTCACGGCTTCTGAGCACCTCGAGGAGGACAACGAGGCTGATGAATATAAAGCTG gtcatgaaaaattaaatgtttcagaaGTATCTTCGGAtgtcaaaaaaaataaagggaagggATTTGAAAACATTCACTATAGAAAAGCCAGGTTGCCGTTCATTCTTGAAGGGAACTGCATTAATAAAGATAATGCAGCTGCTCAGGTCTCTGAAACTGTGAATGTTGCGGCTGAAGATGGCATCTCACAACTTGAAGATAAGTCAAACCAGGAAATACTGTGGCAGAAGGAATTAGCTGAAAAAGCTACTTCATCATTTAGTACTAGTAATTTGACTAGTGAGGTTGAAAACTCAGCACTTATGTTAGAAGATGTATCTGTAACCAAAATGGCTAAAGAGGAGCTGGAGCCTCAGGGTGACCCCACAACgaaacacagcagcaaggcAGATGGGGAAGATTGTGCAGGTATCAGGAAAACTGATCCTCCCTCCCAGAATGAGCAGGCGACCGCAGGTCAGTACGCCACAAATTTAGCAGAATCTGTTCTGCAGGATGCATTCATTAGACTGTCACAGTCTCGACCCAGTTTCAGTGAGGAGGCTGCAGTCAGCATCTCTATGGGAAGCTCCTGTAAGTCAGAAGATGCATCTGCTTCCCGATCATGGAATGAACTCCCAAAGATCGTCATAGTGCAAAGTCCAGACAGTTCTGAGAATGTGCCTGACTGGCCAGGGtctgccttccccagcctgaGCCACTGGGCTGAGGCAGAAAGCTCTGCTGAAGTTTCAGATAACTTTGAGGAAGAACATTCAAACGGACATGACCAAAGTGCTCTGGAAGTGGCTCTGGCTTGTGCAGCCACTGTCATTGGAACCATTTCCACTCCCCAGGCTGCGGAAAAATTCCGCCGGGAGCAGGAAGGCACAGACTCCAGAAGCGGAGTGGCTGCTAATGGAGAGGTGCACGCAGCACCCTCACAGCTCCTTGACGACTGTGCTGGCACGGAATACTCGTTCCCATCTGCGCTCTGTGGCATGACTCAAGTGGCAAGTGCTGTAGCCATCTGTGGCCTGGGGGAAACAAAGGAGGAGAAGTACCCTGCAACTTCCAGTGGACTTCTGTCTGCTGCTCAGGCCTCTGCAGCCATTACTCTGCATTGCAGCTTAGCTGTAGGAAGCAGCATGGAGAAGCTGAACGACAGCATTGCAGAGGCGCTTCTCAAAGAGGCATCCATAATTCTGACAAAACCCAACACATACAAAAATGTAGGGCATTTTATGGAATCCATAAATGGGAAAATTAttgaaacagcagcaagacCACGTATTCCACGTGCTGATGGAGTAATCAGGGATGAACTTGCACAAAACTTATCCAATATTATTCTACGACATTCTATGGAAGAGGTTAGGAAGAAGAGACATCTACAAGCCCAGTCGGAGGATGGCTCAAGTACACAAGACATTTTCACAGAGACTGCAAACGAGttgctttttaatataatgtatTTCACTTGCAAGAAGATGAATGACATAAGGCAACTTGAAGAGtgttctcctctcttttccGAAGgcacaaaagcagagaaagtaACAAGAGCAGAAGGATGGCCAACACTGGTAACAGCGTGTGAAACTTCACACAGCCCCCTTGATCACTCTGCTGCTAAGCCATTTGGTACATCCTACAGCACCAGTACTAGCAAAGATCTTGAAAAGGTCACAAGCATTTGCAAGAGCGATATCAAAGATGTAAATAGCAATGAAGGTTCCACAGTGAGTTCAGAACCAAGTGGAGATACAGGGCATAGCACACTTGGCGCAAAAACATCTCCCAAGAAGAGATACCTGAAAAGAACTGCGCGAGACTGTTACAAATCCCCAAATCAGAGTAACAATCATCATCAGAAGAAAGACTACAGATCATtttcagacagagaaaataCCTTTGCAAACAGTGAATGCAGGCACGGTGTTCAAGAACAGCTGTCTTCCAGTGCCACcataaatacagaaaaccaAGCCAAGATTAAGTGTGATTCTGTGCTAAATAATGATGTTCAACTTAGCTTGTCTTTGTTGGGAAACCATGTGTTGCTTCCTTCTCAGCCTGTGCTACAGGTGAAAAATTCTAGGGACAAATATTGTATAACAGACTTTGCGGAAGAATTGGCAGAAACAGTTGTCTCTATGGCAACAGAAATAGCTGCCATTTGTCTAGAAAATTCAAATGGCAAGCAACCCTGGTTCTGTGCATGGAAGAGAGGCAACGAATATCTGGTGACCCAGAGTTTATCATGCAGAACcatgaaaaggaagaaggaaaccCATACCAATGGTTCTGTGGTTCGGAAGCACAGGGCGCCTCGGCTTAGCGagatcaaaagaaaaacagatgagCATCCTGAGCTAAAGGAAAAATTGATGAATCGGGTAGTAGATGAATCTATAAACCTTGAGGACACACCAGATTCAGTCAATCTCTTTGCGAATGAAGTGGCTGCCAAGATCATGAACCTCACTGAACTCTCCATGGTTGATAGCATCTGGCAAGGTCCAAACCACCCCAGGAACAGACTGCACTGTGACAGGTGGAGCCGAGCCAAGGCCTCAAGCTGTGAGAGCATTCCAGAGGAGGACTCAGATTCCAAAGCCTCTTTCAATACCTTAGGCCTCATGAACAGCTTTGGTCACTCTCTGAGCCAGACAAGTTCTGTCTCAAAGCAGTCTAGTTGTGAAAGCATTACAGATGAATTTTCAAGATTTATGGTGAACCAGATGGAAAACGAAGGAAGAGGTTTTGATTTATTACTGGATTATTAcgcaggaaaaaatgcaaacaatatCTTAACTTCTGCATTGCAACAGGTAGCCAAGAAAAATGGCCATCTTAATGTAAGACCAAGTTGTCCATCCAAACAGTCCAGCACAGAAAGTATAACAGAAGAGTTTTATAGGTATATGCTAAGAGAAATcgaaaaggaaaataaagataatgCATCGTCCTCTCGGAATTCAAAGGACTGGTGTGGCAGTTTGCTGGCACCCTCTCTGCGGTCACCCTTCTGCTTTAGGCAGTCATCCATGCCCGACAGTAGATCCTCAGGCTCTAGGCTTACAGTGAATGTCCCAATTAAAGCAAATTCCTTAGATGGGTTCGCCCACCACCGCCAAGATTCCTTAAGTGTCCAGCCCGTCAGTACCATGGCTTCTGCGGGGCTCTGCAAGTCTGACTCGTGCCTGTACCAGAGAGGCAAGACTGACCAGATCACAGACATGCTGATCCACGAGACGTGGGCCAGTTCTATCGAGTCCCTGATGCGCAAGAACAAAATCATAGCAGATGAGGCAGAGGCTACGGAGGCAGACCAGTTTTACAGTGATTCTCCACCACATGTGGAACAATATGCAAAAAGACTGGCTGCAAATATTGTTGAAAGTGGTAAAAGTTTAATTGTTGTCCAGCAGGATTCCTTTGATTATACAAGCCGAGAACACGTGCTGGAAAGCAAACATCCCCAAAGCACAACCCAGATACAGCCCAAATCTAAAATGGAAGAAGTAAATTTGGATGAGAAAAAAGAGCATGTGAAGAGCCCTGGAAGCCTCCCTGCAGGACAGCTCAGGGAAGTGCCTTTAATTCAGATAGAAACTGATCAACGAGATGAGCCAGGAAAAGACTCAGAATCCTTGACTTCATGTGACCCATCTGGAAAGGGGcatcaaagcaaagaaaagcctCCAGAAGCTTTGGATGGGAAACACATGGTTTCCAGTTCCCCAGTAAGTAG CAACAGTCCTCAGAGCAGATCGGATGCTGAAATCATAGGAGAGACCAAAACAGCTGAAGAATTTCCAGCACAtctcagcagcagtgaagaAAGCACTGGCAGCTGGTCCCAGCTGGCCAACGATGAGGACAATCCTGATGACACCAGCAGCTACCTGCAGCTCAGCGAGCGCTCCCTGAG CAATGGCAACAGCAGTACAACTAGCAGTCTTGGCATTATGGACCTGGAAATTTATCAGGAGAACGTGCCATCTTCTCCTATGATTAA TGAATTAGTAGAAGAAAAGGTTTGCCTTAAAGAACAGACAGACAACACTGAGG AAAGTACTTCTGAGCTTTCAGTGGGAACAGCCAACTGTCAAAAGGATCTCCTGGTAATAAACTTTGATCTGGAACCAGAGTGCCCTGACGTGGAGCTGCGAGCAACCCTGCAGTGGATTGCTGCTTCTGAACTTGGAATTCCAACTATCTATTTTAAGAAatctcaggaaaacagaattgAAAAG tttctAGATGTGGTGCAGTTAGTTCAGCGGAAGTCCTGGAAAGTGGGGGATATCTTCCAAGCCGTGGTGCAGTACTGCAAGCTCAGCGAGGAGGGCAGAGAGATCACACCCAGCCTGTTTGACTGGCTGCTTGAGCTGGGCTAA